The Methanocellales archaeon genome includes the window AGGTTGTAGTGGGTGTAACGTACCTACTAGCCGGCGACGGGTACGGGTTGTGAGAGCAAGAGCCCGGAGATGGATTCTGAGACACGAATCCAGGCCCTACGGGGCGCAGCAGGCGCGAAAACTTTACAATGCACGAAAGTGCGATAAGGGGACCCCGAGTGTTGGTGCCTAGCATCAACTGTCCAACTGTCTAAAAAACAGTTATTAGCAAGAGCCGGGTAAGACCGGTGCCAGCCGCCGCGGTAACACCGGCGGCTCGAGTGGTGATCACTATTATTGGGTCTAAAGGGTTCGTAGCCGGCTTAGTGAGTTCTTTGGGAAATCTGGCGGCTTAACCGTCAGGCTGCCGAGGGATACTGCTAGGCTTGAGACCGGGAGGGGCTAGAGGTACCTCAGGGGTAGGGGTGAAATCCTGTGATCCCTGTGAGACCACCAGTGGCGAAGGCGTCTAGCTAGAACGGGTCTGACGGTGATGAACGAAAGCTAGGGGCACGAACCGGATTAGATACCCGGGTAGTCCTAGCCGTAAACGATGCAAGCTAGGTGTCACAGTAGCTGCGAGCTACTGTGGTGCCGTAGGGTAGCCATGAAGCTTGCCACCTGGGAAGTACGGCCGCAAGGCTGAAACTTAAAGGAATTGGCGGGGGAGCACCACAACGGGTGGAGCCTGCGGTTCAATTGGACTCAACGCCGGGAAGCTCACCGGGGGCGACAGCAGAATGAAGGCCAGGCTGAAGACCTTGCTAGACTAGCTGAGAGGAGGTGCATGGCCGTCGTCAGTTCGTACTGTGAAGCATCCTGTTAAGTCAGGCAACGAGCGAGACCCGCGCCCACAGTTGCCAGCAATCCCTTTGGGGAGATGGGTACACTATGGGGACCGCCTCTGCTAAAGAGGAGGAAGGAACGGGCAACGGTAGGTCAGCATGCCCCGAATCTCCCGGGCTACACGCGTGCTACAATGGTCGGGACAATGGGCATCGACACCGAGAGGTGAAGGCAATCTCCTAAACCCGATCGTAGTTCGGATTGGGGGCTGAAACTCGCCCCCATGAAGATGGAATCCGTAGTAATCGCGTCTCAAAATGGCGCGGTGAATATGTCCCTGCTCCTTGCACACACCGCCCGTCAAACCACCCGAGTGAGGTCTGAGTGAGGCTGCCTCTTCTTGGGGCATTCGAACTTAGGTTTCGCAAGGGGGGTTAAGTCGTAACAAGGTAGCCGTAGGGGAATCTGTGGCTGGATCACCTCCTAACGAAATACAACCGATCAGAGCCGAAAAACTGTTAGGGTATGTAAAGTCCTATAAGATTCGTTGGGAACTCCCTGGAGTTTTCCTTATACTTGGAATGCTCCTTATAGTTGGAATGCATATGCTCTATTGGGTGTAACGAGCTGTGTCTTTGTGTTGGGCTCGTAGCTCAGTTGGAAGAGCGCTGCCTTTGCATCCTAAGGGCTTTATCCCTTTGAAACCCAAGGTGAAATAGGCAGAGGCCCTGGGTTCAAATCCCAGCGAGTCCATTTCCAAGGGGAAACCATGTTTCTACCTTGGTATTCCTCTTATAAGGGGGGCTTAAAAATGACAGGAAACTTTAGGTTTCTGGTCACAGGAAATCTTTGATTTCCGGGGGTTTTAAAACCTCTTTTGATGGGTGCACCTGATGAGAGAGATCTCGTCCGGGAAGGGTGGATAGCGTTTACGTTAACGTTAATCAGCTAGATGAGACCATACATAAGTTTGTGACCTAGACGCTCACTGAGTTCAGTGAAGCGGATTCTGGCAAATATGCCATCCGGCGAATGGCTCGGCTCAAGCGCTGATAAAGGGCGTGCCAAGCTGCGATAAGCCTCGGGTAGGTGCATGGAGCCTTAGAACCGAGGATGCCCTAATGGGAATTCCTGTCTCCTTCGGGAGACGATCCGTAAGGATCGGGAACGCCCCGGATTGAAACATCTTAGTAGGGGCAGGAAAAGAAATCGAAGAGATGCCGCTAGTAAAGGCGATCGAACACGGCAAAGTTCAAACTGAATCCCTTTTCGAAATAAAAGGGAGATGTGGTGTTATAAGTCGAGTCGAATACGGTCCAAACCAGTAAAGTTGAAGTCCTCTGGAATGGGGCACCAAAGAGTGTGACAGTCACGTAGATGTAAACTGGTGGATTGCGGCTCGATCTTGAGTACCGTTGCTTGGATATGCAGCGGGAATTTGGGAGGCACCAACTTCCAAAACTAAACACGTCTTGAGACCGATAGCGCAATAGTACTGTGAGGGAAAGCTGAAAAGTACCCCAAGAAGGGGGGTGCAAAGAGCCTGAAATCGGATGGTGATGGAGCGATACGGCGTGAAAGGAACTTCGATGCGAAAGAATCTGTCGCGAGGCAGTAGTATGAGCATCGTCGCCGATGTCGTATCATACGTTTTGAATAACGGGCCAGGGAATGTATCTGAGTGGCGAGACTAAGCTGGTAACAGCGCAGTCAAAGCGAAAGCGACAAGCGCGCAAGGAATTTCGCCCTTTACCCCTCGTGGGTATAGGGCGTATGCCTGAGGTGCGGCGTGTACAAGTGCGTGAAGTCACTTGGATACGACCCGAAACCGAGCGATTTAGGCGTGGGCAGGATGAAACGTGGTGAAAACTACGTGGAGGTCCGCTAGCGGTGTTGATTTGCAAATCACTCGCGTGACCTGCGTTTAGGGGTGAAAGTCCAATCAAGCTCGGTGATAGCTGGTTCCTTCCGAAACATACCGCAGCATGACCTGATCAGAGATAGTCAGCGGGGTAGAGCACTGATTGAGGGAGACGGGTGGGAAACTATCCGTCCTTCTGTCAAACTCCAAAACCTCTGTCGTCGTAGAAGATCGGAGTCGGGGCTGGGGGGTAAGCTTCTAGTCCGTAAGGGAGACAACCCGGACCGTGGTTAAGGTCCCCAAGTGTCGGCTAAGTGTTAACACTAAAGGGCGTCCTACGCCCTAGACAACTGGGAGGTGAGCTTAGAGGCAGCTATCCTTTAAAAAGTGCGTAACAGCTTACCAGTCGAGGTTTGGGGCCCCAAAAATGGACGGGGCTCAAGCCGACCACCGATACCTCGGAGTATCGCAAGATAATCTCGTAGGAAGGCGTCCTGTGAGGGCAGAAGCACCTTCGTGAGGAGGTGTGGACCACATGGGAACGAAAATCCTGGCAATAGTAGCAGCATAGTCGGGTGAGAATCCCGACCGCCGTAGGGGCTAGGTTTCCTCGGCAATGTTCGTCAGCCGAGGGTTAGTCGGTCCTAAGATATTTCCTAATTGGAGAATGTCAAATGGGAAACAGGTTAATATTCCTGTACCTTTCAGCAATAAAACCGACGCCTCAGGGTAGGTCGAGCAGTGCCGTCGCACTGTTCAAGTGTCGAAATCCATGGAGAGCCGTAATGGCGAGAAGTGGATGAATGCATGATGAAGCAATTCGGCTAATCCCAGGGGCCCGTGAAAAGGGAGCTGAAAGTCCGTACCAAGAACCGACACAGGTGCCCCTGGTTGAGAAGACCAAGGCGTGTCGGCGTTAATCTGGCTAAGGTAATTCGGCAAATTAGCTCCGTAACTTCGGGAGAAGGAGTGCCTGCTTTGCAGAAAGCAGGTCGCAGTGACGAGGGAACTCTAACTGTCTAATAACAACATAGGGGATCGCAAACCCGTAAGGGCTAGTACGATCCCTGAATCCTGCCCAGTGCGGGTATCTGAAACCTCCGTTCAAGGAGCTGAAGGACCTGTCAACGGCGGGGGTAACTATAACCCTCTTAAGGTAGCGTAGTACCTTGCCGCTTAATTGGCGGCTTGCATGAATGGACCAATGAGAGTTCCACTGTCCCTAGCCAGAAACCGGTGAACTTTACATCCCAGTGAAGAGTCTGGGGACCCCTAATGGGAAGTGAAGACCCCGTGGAGCTTTACTGCAGCCTGTCGTTGGGCTGTGGTTTTGGACGTGCAGCGTAGGTAGGAGGCGTCGATCCACTTTCGCTAGGAAGTGGGGAGCCATTAATGAGACACTACCCTTCTGGAACTACGACCCTTACTCCGAGAGGAGGACACCGATTGGTGGGCAGTTTGGGTGGGGCGCCACGCCTTAGAAAAGATATCTAAGGCGCCCTAAGGTTGACTCAAGTGGGTCAGAAATCCGCTGTAGAGTGCAAGAGCAAAAGTCAGCCTGATGCGATTCCCCATAGCAAAGAATCGCGAGATGAAAGTCTGGTCTAGCGAACCATTATGCCCCCTTGGTGGGGGCTAATGATGTCAGAAAAGCTACCCCGGGGATAACAGTGTCGTCACCGGCAAGAGCACATATCGACCCGGTGGCTTGCTACTTCGATGTCGGTTCTCTCCATCCCGGCCGTGCAGCAGCGGCCAAGGGTGAGGTTGTTCGCCTATTAAAGGAGATCGTGAGCTGGGTTTAGACCGTCGTGAGACAGGTCGGTTACTATCTGTTAGGGGTGTTTTGAGGTCTGAGGGGAAGTTGCTTATAGTACGAGAGGAACTAGGCAACGGTGCCTCTAGTCTATCGGTTGTCCGACAGGGCACACCGAGCAGCCACGCACCAGTGGATAAGAGCTGAAAGCATCTAAGCTCGAAACCACCCCTGAAAAGAGACTTCTAAAGGGCACTCTTAGAAGAAGAGTTTGATAGAGTCGGGATGTACGCATCAAGGCAACGAGATGTTCAGTCCGCGACCACTAACGCCCGAGCCAGTTTGCTTAGCTGAATTCAGGCGATATTTGGGTCGCAAACTTATGTGTGGTCAGTTCTATCTTAGGTAGGGCAAGATATCAAAAGGCTGCTATCCTTTGATGCCAAGGTGGCGGAATGGTTAACGCAGCCGCCTGCAGCTGAAAAAGAGGATCATCGAAGGAGCAACGTAGTTTCTTCTCGGTGGAGAGCGGCTTTTTGCCGGTTCAATTCCGGTCCTTGGCTTCTGAAATTCTTGAAACTAAGTGTAGAAGCATTCATACGTTGGGCATAGCGGTCATAGCGACGGGGAAACTCCTGGTCCCATCTCGAACCCAGAAGATAAGACCGTCCGCGTTCTATGCTGTACTGCGGAGCGCGAGCACGTGGGAACCATAGATCGCTGCTATGCTCAATTATATTTGTTTTTTCGCATGATCCTGCTCAAAGGGGTCATGCTTAGGGGTCAAAAACTACATCGGTCAAATTTTGGGCTTTGTTAAGTTATAAAAATAAAGTCAATAAGCATTCTCAAATTTGTAGTAATATATTTATGATATTATTCTAAACTACTTGTCATCTTTTTTTGAAATTGAGTGAGGATGGTAAGCCTCCTTTTGTTTCAGCGGCATTCGTCTGAGCGCCATACTTGGGTATCGGCTGGACTCCTCATCTACCCATCTTTGGCTTGCACCTACGAGGTTTCGCCGTTCCACCCACAACCTACACGACCTCGTTCTTGCGAAGTCATCGCATTAGTGTAGCGTGGTATCGTTTCTGTGCCAGAGCCAAGACTCTCGCCTTGTGCGCTTACGCGCACTCGTATGTCCAGATGGTGGGAGGACTTTCCTCACAACCTTCGGTTGCGGCAACCGCCCCTCCTCTCTCTATCCTATATTCACACAAAAAAACATATATATCTTTTGCTCCCAAATAACAAAATGTGTTAACTCTCGGAGAGGGTGTAAGGGCAGTAAAGCTTGCTAGGAGCGCTATTGATAAATATGTTAGGGATGGTGAGCTATTTCATCCAGAGAAATTACCGACAAAATTTAGTGAGAAAAGAGGTGTGTTCGTTACCTTACATAAAAATGGCCTAAGGGGGTGTATAGGGTACCCCTATCCCACTATGCCATTGGGTGAAGCCATCATCGATTCTGCGATAAATTCTGCTAAGAACGATCCAAGATTTATGCCTGTTAGGGCAGAGGAACTGGACGAAATAACAATTGAGGTCACTGTGCTAACTCCGCCAAGACTTATTCATGCTAAGCCAACGACGTTACCACAAAAAATAGAGATTGGAAAACATGGCTTGATAGTCACTAAAGGAGGGAATCAGGGGCTTCTTTTACCACAAGTTGCCATTGAGCACCAATTTGACGAAGAAGAATTCCTCTCTCAGGCATGTATGAAAGCAGGATTATATCCGGACTCGTGGTTGGAAGAAGATACGCAAATACATGTTTTCGAGGGGCAAATATTTGCGGAAAACTCTCCAGCAGGGGACATAGGGGAGAAAAAAATTATATAGATATCACCATCGTTCTAAGGCGATCGACTGCCCTAGCTGCATTGTCTGATACATCCCCAAGTACATCCAAGATTTTGGCCAGATGGAAAACACCCAAGGTGCCTATTTCATCCTCAGCGAGAAAGATTTTTTTGGTCAGCAAGATCTCGATTGTGTCAATCTCATGCTCTAGTTTCTCCACAGGGGGTATTAGTTCTAACGTCTCTTTTATATCTTTTTTTCTAAAAGATGTTGATACTAATTGAGAAATACTCTCAGTCACTTTTAGATATGCATCAATCGCCTTCATAGTCATATGTGTCATTTCTGTTAACCCCCTCTTGATCTCCTCTGGTAGAACGTATGATTTGAGCGTCATCAGTTTGGCAACATCCTCAGCACAATCTGATATTCCATCTTGTGGTTTTAAGAATTCCAGTATATCTTGTCGATTAACTGGTAAAAGCACTGAATATGGTACTCTTTTTCTTATCTCTTGTTTGATTATGTCTGCTTCATGCTCTAGGCCAGATATCTCCTCATTGAGTTCCTGTACTTTTTCAACATCGCCATCGCAATATGCTTGAACAATCTCTTCTAATTTATATGCTGCTTCGCATGCCTTCTCCGCATGAGAGTACAACGGCTTAAATGGTGATTCTGCAAAAATACCTAAAATCGAACGCATGTATCTCATATTGTCCCCAATTCCTACATATGAATTTAATTCAAACGATTAATCATTAACATCTTTATGATATTTAAATCAACTGTATGTCTCATATTATCATCAACCCTAGATAGGTCACAGCTGCAATGACCATTACGATTGGGACGGTTAACACCCACGAAAAAACTATTTTCCTTATCACACTTAGATCTACTGCCTCTAACCCGCCAGCGAGTCCAACTCCCACCACGCTTCCAACTATTGTGTGTGTGGTTGATACGGGCATTCCAAATGAGGAGCAGACCAATACGGTGGCAGCAGCTCCAAATTGCGCTGCAAAGGCATTGGCAGGCGTCAACTCTGTGATCTTTTTGCCTATGGTCTCGATTATTCTGTATCCCCAGGTAAACATGCCCAATACGATGCCAAAACCTCCAAAGGCCAGGACCCAAATTGGCAGCTCCATCCCCATAGTCCCCAAGGCTGCAGATAACGGACCTATTGCATTCGCTACATCATTGGAGCCAAGTGCAAATATCACCCAACATGAGGCGACAACCTCAAGAAATCTGAGGGGTCGATCAGCCCTAAGTGGGTCATCCATTCGTTCAAGTAACCGTCGAATCATCGTGAATAACAGAAATGCTACCACTCCTCCTGCAACCGGGGAAAGGACCCAGCTAGCCACAATTTTGAGTAGAACCGCCCAGACAATATCTCCCATGTTTATGGTTCCTTGGCTGACAGAAACCAGCCCAAAGCCAAGCATTGCACCGACTATGGAATGAGATGTTGATACTGGAAGATTGAGATATGTGGCAAAGGTAATCCACATTCCAGCAGCCAAAGTAGCAGCCAATGCCCCCAGCATGACAGAGTGCGCATCGATCAGCGAGATCGGAACGATGCCCTTTGCCACTGTTTCCGTTACCCTGGAGCCAAATAGCACAGCGCCTGAAAAACTCACCACTCCGCCTAGTACAATGGCTTGTTTGAGGCTTAATGTACCGATGCCGACCGTAGTCCCCATCGCATTTGCTAGATCGTTCGATCCTACGTTCCATGCCATGTATAGCCCAGCGGCGAATATCGCGATGATTAAAGGGTCGAATATCACTCGTTCACCTACCTAATGATGGGAAGCTATTTAACGTCTATGGGCCCGTAAAGAGGGCAAGTATACAAGTGGCTGACTGGTATATGCCGGTCCATCTGCAGCAGGTGGCGTAACCAGCGTGTTAGATCATCTGAACACGATCCCACCTACTACTGCGAAAGATCATATAATTCTAACCAAGCTTTATCCTTTCGCCAGTGACCATGTATATGACCCTGCCAGCAATGTTGCATGCATGATCGCCTATTCGCTCTAAATGCAACGCAACGAAAGTCAGATTACTTGCGTTTGAAATGCATTTTGGATCTTCTATCATGATCGTCAGCAATTCCCGCCTGATTTGATCAAATAGTCCATCTAACAAATCATCTCGCGCTGAGATATCACCAAGCATTTTTATATCTCCTGATGAAAACGCTAAAAGGCAATCAGAAATCATGCCTTGTGAAATCTCCGACATCCTGGGTATATCAATCAGCGGTTTTGCGAAAGATTCATTCGCCATCCTCTGAACAATCTCCGCAATGTCACCCGCGAGATCGCTGATCCTGTCGAAATCCGTTATTATCTTCATGCAAGTTTCTATCGTTCTGAGGTCAACAGCCATGGGCTGTTGAAGCGCAAGCAGTCTGATACAATTTTTTTCTATATCAAATTCCAATTTGTCTATTCTATTATTCTCCTTGATTATCTTTGATGATAATTCCATATCTCGCTGGACGAGAGCTTTGATCGCATTTCCCGCAGATTCCTTAGCCAGCTCACCCATCCTCTGAACATCTTTTTTGAGCTTTTTCAAATCCTCTATGTATTCTTTTCTTACTTCCATACTAGACTACCCCCACATACTTCTCCATCTTTTCCCTACTTGGGAACAAATCCAGAATAGACGGTAGACTCAAATGTGACCCTGACTTCTCTCTCATTGAGTTCAAGAAAAATATGTTTTTTACCAGAAAATGCTTTGTAAGTCTTCAAAATTCGCGCTCTCCTATCATTTTTTGCTCCTTTCATGGAATTCTGCTCTTCTTATTTCTATTTTTTCTATGTATCGAAATAAATAAATCTCTTCCATTAATTAGCCAAACCGCCCAGTGATATAATCTTCAGTCCTTTTATCTTTAGGTCGCTCAAATATTTGCTTGGTTTCACCGTATTCTATTAGCTCACCAACTAGGAAGAAAGCGGTAAAATCAGAAACTCGAGCTGCCTGCTGCATGTTATGTGTTACTATCACGATCGTATAATCCTTTTTCAATTCTTGTAACAGCTCTTCTATCCTCGCCGTTGATAAGGGGTCTAAGGCTGAACACGGCTCATCGAAGAGGATGACTTCCGGGTTTACTGCCAGTGCACGAGCAATACATAATCGCTGTTGTTGACCACCAGAGAATCTCAATGCGCTTTCTTCTAACCTGTCTTTCACTTCATCCCACAATGCCGCTTTCTTCAAACTCTCTTCCACTATTCTATCTAACTTTCTATTCTGCACTCCATGAATCCTCGGACCGTAGGCGACATTCTCATATATGCTCATAGGAAATGGATTTGGCTGCTGAAACACCATCCCTATTTTCCTCCTCAACTGGATGACATCCACTTTTCCATTATATATATCGATTCCATCTATGATAACCTCGCCTTTCGTATGTGCTCTACTAAGTTCGTTCATTCTGTTTAGTGCTCTTAAAAAAGTTGTTTTCCCGCAGCCAGAAGGTCCAATCAATGCAGTTATTTTATTTGTTTTTATTTTTATATTCACTTCTTTTAACGCATGCACTGCTACAAAACCATAGTATACATTCAACCCCTTCACTTCTATTTTAATCATTTTTGTTTTTTCACCTCCCCCCACTCATAATCCTATAATATCTATTCCGAAGGAATAGGGCAAATACGCTTATCATCAAAAACATCGTGATTAGAACAAGGGAGGCGCCAAATGCGTATGATTCAGCTACATCCCTAGAAGCTGGAATAACCGTCAATATCATGTAAATATAAACCGGCAACGCACCAACATCATCCAGTAACGAGTGAGGCGTATAGGCTACAAGACCACCAGTTGTGAGAAGAATGACAGCAGACTCCCCTATAGCCTTCCCAGCACCAAGTAATATACCGGTTATTATACCTGGATAGGCGCTTTTTAGCACCACACTACGAATACTTTGCCACTTAGAAGCTCCTAAAGCAAGAGATGCTTTCCTATAAGCTTGAGGTACCGCTTTTATTGCCTCCTCGGAGGCTTTAACCGTCCATGGCAGGATCATGAAGCCAAGAGAGAGACCACCTGCTAACATGGAGGGACCAAAATCGAGATAATAAACGAGGAATATAAGTCCAAACAAGCCAATCACTATTGAGGGTATTCCAGCTAAGCACTCTACAAAGAACCTGACGTTTTTTGTTATTATGTTCTCTGGGGCATATTCCGCAAGATATATTCCTGATGCCACGCCAAGAGGTACTGCAAAAAGCAAACAAACAGAGAGAAGGCATAATGAACCGATAATTTGAGGAAATATTCCTCCTTTCTCGAGGGCTATGTAATTTGGCGATTTTAGTAAGAAGCTAAAATTTATGACCTGTATGCCATTTAAAAATATGTAAGCTATGACAGTGAACAATACCGCTAGAGAAATTAGGGAGACCGTGTACAAGCTTATTTTTATTACCCTTTCTTTTATCATTCACGGATCACTCCTTTCATTACAGTAGTAGTGCCTAAACTCCCTTTTATTGCAACATAGGTTACTAGATTAAGAATTGCGACAATTAAGAATAAAACGACTCCTATGGCGAACAAAGCGTGCTGATGCATTGAGCCCCACATAACATAGGAATATTCAATAACTATCGTGGATGTGAGCACTCGCACCGGCTCCAATATTGAAGTGGGGATCCATGGTATCTCCGGATTGCCGATAACCATCAAAACCGCCATCGTCTCTCCTACTGCATTTCCCATGCCCAAAATCAAGGAGGCTAATATCCCAAAACGAGCATTTGGTAGTATCACCTTTTTAATGGTCTGTAAATGCGTAGCACCGAGTGCAAGCGATGCTTCTTTGTATCCTTTTGGAACTGCCCTGATAGAATCTTCTGATATGCTGACAACATGCGGCAATGTCATTATTGCAAGGATTATCCAACCAGCGAGGATGCATTCGCCATATCCGCCCAATGAGTCCCTTATAAAGACAACGAATACCATTAATCCAAAAAAGCCGAGAATTATCGAAGGGATCCCAACAAGCATCTCCACCGATGGCTTGAGAATATTACGAAGCCATGTAGGAGAGAGTTCAGCCAAGAAAATTGCTGTAGGTATGCCAATAGAAGCAGCAATAGCTAATGCACCTCCCCCAACTATGAATGTGCTCACAATTATGGGAAAAATCCCAAACTGGTCATGAGAAGGACGCCAGTTCATCCCAAAGATAAAATCCCAACCCAACATTAAGGCTGGAATGCCCTCCCTTAACATGAATGCGATGATGAAAAATACGATAAGGGCAGAAGAGAGGGCGGAGATTAATAATAGCTTTTCTATTATGTTTTCCTTCTTGAAGACCATCCTTTCACATCTAAAGCAGCTAAAAAGTTCCAAAGCTCTCATATTTCGTTGCCTTTTCCCCATCCATCTCTAACACCAGCTTCTTTTCCCCTCTTGAATACACTCTGTACATCCTCATTCCTTCCTTTTCATCTTCATCTATTTCTATCAGGTTAAAAGAGGGGGGGGGAATATTCCATTTAGTGCTTTGCGTGCATGCAGTCCCCGCATTAGTAACTATCATGCCATTCAAATTCCATATCCAAGGAACGTGTTTATGTCCGCAAAGTACCAGATCAATCCCATGTCTTACAAGTAGTTCGAGAACATCGCCGGCATCGATAAGTATGTTTCTTTCCCGACCTGTTTTAGGAACGGAAATTAAATGGTGGTGTAGGGCTACTACTTTAAATCCGTCAGTTTCAAGACAATGTTCTATCCACTCATATTTTTCTCTGCCCACATGCCCTTCGTCAATATCTGGTTGTGCAGAATCGACGCCGACAATTGTTATATTTTTATATTTATTTACTACTGACCTTGGACCAAATATCTCCTCAAAACAGAGATAGCCAACGTTCCGCTCGTCATGATTTCCTGGAATCACAACTATTTCCTTGCTTTTCATCCTCTTTATGTAGCCTTTAGCGCGATGAAATTCGAAAGGATAACCGTCTTGTGTCAAATCACCGGTAACAACCAATATTTCTGGCTCTATTTTGTTTATCTCTTTTATTACGTTGTCCATCAAATCCGGTAGGAAATACGGTCCAGCTACATGGATATCGGATATATGTACTATCTTCATGTCCCTCTTTAACTCCTTCTGAGCACTACATAAGCCATCGTCAACAAACTTGCAATGGCAAATACCGCTCCAAATCCTGGTATTCCTGGTGCTTGTGTGGGTGCTGGTGCTGGGGTTAGTTTGGGTCTGACTGTTGGCATTGGTGTCGGTTTTGGCGTTGGTGCTGGTGTGGATATAGGTGTAGGTGCTGCTATTGGCACTGGCTTTGGCGATGTTGCTTGCCCTGTCACTTTTATGTAGCCCATGTCTTCTACCACTTTTTGCCCTTCTTCGCTCA containing:
- a CDS encoding TIGR00296 family protein, with the translated sequence MLTLGEGVRAVKLARSAIDKYVRDGELFHPEKLPTKFSEKRGVFVTLHKNGLRGCIGYPYPTMPLGEAIIDSAINSAKNDPRFMPVRAEELDEITIEVTVLTPPRLIHAKPTTLPQKIEIGKHGLIVTKGGNQGLLLPQVAIEHQFDEEEFLSQACMKAGLYPDSWLEEDTQIHVFEGQIFAENSPAGDIGEKKII
- a CDS encoding TIGR00153 family protein — encoded protein: MRYMRSILGIFAESPFKPLYSHAEKACEAAYKLEEIVQAYCDGDVEKVQELNEEISGLEHEADIIKQEIRKRVPYSVLLPVNRQDILEFLKPQDGISDCAEDVAKLMTLKSYVLPEEIKRGLTEMTHMTMKAIDAYLKVTESISQLVSTSFRKKDIKETLELIPPVEKLEHEIDTIEILLTKKIFLAEDEIGTLGVFHLAKILDVLGDVSDNAARAVDRLRTMVISI
- a CDS encoding inorganic phosphate transporter, whose amino-acid sequence is MIFDPLIIAIFAAGLYMAWNVGSNDLANAMGTTVGIGTLSLKQAIVLGGVVSFSGAVLFGSRVTETVAKGIVPISLIDAHSVMLGALAATLAAGMWITFATYLNLPVSTSHSIVGAMLGFGLVSVSQGTINMGDIVWAVLLKIVASWVLSPVAGGVVAFLLFTMIRRLLERMDDPLRADRPLRFLEVVASCWVIFALGSNDVANAIGPLSAALGTMGMELPIWVLAFGGFGIVLGMFTWGYRIIETIGKKITELTPANAFAAQFGAAATVLVCSSFGMPVSTTHTIVGSVVGVGLAGGLEAVDLSVIRKIVFSWVLTVPIVMVIAAVTYLGLMII
- the phoU gene encoding phosphate signaling complex protein PhoU: MEVRKEYIEDLKKLKKDVQRMGELAKESAGNAIKALVQRDMELSSKIIKENNRIDKLEFDIEKNCIRLLALQQPMAVDLRTIETCMKIITDFDRISDLAGDIAEIVQRMANESFAKPLIDIPRMSEISQGMISDCLLAFSSGDIKMLGDISARDDLLDGLFDQIRRELLTIMIEDPKCISNASNLTFVALHLERIGDHACNIAGRVIYMVTGERIKLG
- the pstB gene encoding phosphate ABC transporter ATP-binding protein PstB, producing the protein MIKIEVKGLNVYYGFVAVHALKEVNIKIKTNKITALIGPSGCGKTTFLRALNRMNELSRAHTKGEVIIDGIDIYNGKVDVIQLRRKIGMVFQQPNPFPMSIYENVAYGPRIHGVQNRKLDRIVEESLKKAALWDEVKDRLEESALRFSGGQQQRLCIARALAVNPEVILFDEPCSALDPLSTARIEELLQELKKDYTIVIVTHNMQQAARVSDFTAFFLVGELIEYGETKQIFERPKDKRTEDYITGRFG
- the pstA gene encoding phosphate ABC transporter permease PstA translates to MIKERVIKISLYTVSLISLAVLFTVIAYIFLNGIQVINFSFLLKSPNYIALEKGGIFPQIIGSLCLLSVCLLFAVPLGVASGIYLAEYAPENIITKNVRFFVECLAGIPSIVIGLFGLIFLVYYLDFGPSMLAGGLSLGFMILPWTVKASEEAIKAVPQAYRKASLALGASKWQSIRSVVLKSAYPGIITGILLGAGKAIGESAVILLTTGGLVAYTPHSLLDDVGALPVYIYMILTVIPASRDVAESYAFGASLVLITMFLMISVFALFLRNRYYRIMSGGR
- the pstC gene encoding phosphate ABC transporter permease subunit PstC — its product is MVFKKENIIEKLLLISALSSALIVFFIIAFMLREGIPALMLGWDFIFGMNWRPSHDQFGIFPIIVSTFIVGGGALAIAASIGIPTAIFLAELSPTWLRNILKPSVEMLVGIPSIILGFFGLMVFVVFIRDSLGGYGECILAGWIILAIMTLPHVVSISEDSIRAVPKGYKEASLALGATHLQTIKKVILPNARFGILASLILGMGNAVGETMAVLMVIGNPEIPWIPTSILEPVRVLTSTIVIEYSYVMWGSMHQHALFAIGVVLFLIVAILNLVTYVAIKGSLGTTTVMKGVIRE
- a CDS encoding metallophosphoesterase, whose translation is MKIVHISDIHVAGPYFLPDLMDNVIKEINKIEPEILVVTGDLTQDGYPFEFHRAKGYIKRMKSKEIVVIPGNHDERNVGYLCFEEIFGPRSVVNKYKNITIVGVDSAQPDIDEGHVGREKYEWIEHCLETDGFKVVALHHHLISVPKTGRERNILIDAGDVLELLVRHGIDLVLCGHKHVPWIWNLNGMIVTNAGTACTQSTKWNIPPPSFNLIEIDEDEKEGMRMYRVYSRGEKKLVLEMDGEKATKYESFGTF